CCGATCCCGCGCTCGACCGGCCCGCTCACGTGCGCGCGGGGTCAGGCATCGCGTGGATCGGCGGCGTGCTCGCGGTCGTGCAGGACGATTCCAACTTCATCGCCCTCGTCGATCCCGAATCCTGTGGCGTCCGCTCGCTCACTCTGCCGGCGGGGGAGGGCGGCGTGCGCCTGTTCGGGCCCGATCGCGGAAACAAGCAGTTCAAGCTCGATCTGGAGGCGTGCGTCACCCTGCCCGACGGCGCCGGCGAGATGCTGGTCGCGTTCGGGTCGGGCAGCGCGCCCAACCGCGAGCGGATCGTGATGGTGCGCGGCATCCCCCAGGCGCCATCGGTGGAGGTGTGCGACGCCTCCGCGTTCTATGCGCTGCTGCGGGGCGCGCACGAGTTCTCGGGGAGTGAAATGAATGTGGAGGGCGCGGCCTGGCGCTACGATCGCCTGCTCCTCTTCAACCGCGGGAACGGCGCGGCGGTGGATGGCCGCGACCCTGTGGATGCCACATGTGAGGTCGATTGGGAACGCCTGCGTGCGCACCTGCTGGACGGGAACGCGCCGCCGCCGGCGCCGGAGCACATCACGCGCTATGAACTGGGCGATATCGATGGATGGCGGCTCACGTTCACGGATGCGTCCGTGGTCGGCGACGCGCTCCTCTTTGCCGCCACGGCCGAGGCGTCCCCCAACACCTACGACGACGGTCCGGTGGCGGGCTCGGCGCTGGGCATCATCGACGGGTCGCGTGCGCGATGGACGGTGATCGAGGACGCGGTCGGAGGACGCTTCGACGGCAAGGTCGAGGGCATCGCCCCGGGTTCGCGGCCGGGCACCGTGCTGGTCGTCATCGACCGCGACGACCCGAATCTGCCCTCCGAATTGTGCGAGGTGGAGCTGGCCGGACCATGGGCCTCCGACTGAAACCGCCACAGGTTGCAGCGCCTTCTAAGTCGATGCAGGTATGGGATTTG
This DNA window, taken from Longimicrobium sp., encodes the following:
- a CDS encoding DUF6929 family protein → MTIVRGYQDPALRARVVRSIPLLYADGADPALDRPAHVRAGSGIAWIGGVLAVVQDDSNFIALVDPESCGVRSLTLPAGEGGVRLFGPDRGNKQFKLDLEACVTLPDGAGEMLVAFGSGSAPNRERIVMVRGIPQAPSVEVCDASAFYALLRGAHEFSGSEMNVEGAAWRYDRLLLFNRGNGAAVDGRDPVDATCEVDWERLRAHLLDGNAPPPAPEHITRYELGDIDGWRLTFTDASVVGDALLFAATAEASPNTYDDGPVAGSALGIIDGSRARWTVIEDAVGGRFDGKVEGIAPGSRPGTVLVVIDRDDPNLPSELCEVELAGPWASD